From Marivirga harenae, one genomic window encodes:
- a CDS encoding Glu/Leu/Phe/Val family dehydrogenase: MGYIEPAPIKDLENPFESMMSRFHIAAQHLGLDDEIYNVLKSPARQVIVNLPITMDDGSIQVFEGYRVIHSTILGPSKGGVRYDMGVNIDEVKALAAWMTWKCAVVDIPYGGAKGGIKCNPRAMSAGEIERLTRSYTESMVDVFGEDRDIPAPDMGTGPREMAWMMDAYSRSKGMTVNAVVTGKPLVLGGSLGRTEATGRGVMVSALAAMEKLKINPYKATMAVQGFGNVGSFAALLLEERGATITAISDISGAYYNEKGIDIKKAIDYRNSNNGTLEGFDGAEKIDGKEILTLNVDVLIPAAMEDVITHENASRIQAKLIVEGANGPTSARADNIINEKGIMVAPDILANAGGVTVSYFEWVQNRLGYKWTRERVNRRSDRIMKDAFEAVYKTSQDYNVPMRIAAYIVAIDKVAQTYKYRGGY; this comes from the coding sequence ATGGGTTATATCGAACCGGCTCCAATTAAAGACTTAGAAAATCCTTTCGAGTCCATGATGTCGCGATTTCATATCGCTGCTCAACATTTAGGTTTAGACGATGAAATTTACAATGTATTGAAATCACCTGCTCGACAGGTAATTGTCAATCTCCCCATCACCATGGATGATGGATCTATTCAAGTTTTTGAGGGTTATCGCGTTATTCACTCCACTATTTTAGGCCCATCAAAAGGTGGTGTTCGCTATGATATGGGCGTTAATATTGATGAGGTAAAGGCTTTGGCTGCGTGGATGACCTGGAAATGTGCGGTAGTGGATATTCCTTATGGAGGTGCAAAGGGAGGGATTAAATGTAATCCTAGGGCGATGTCTGCTGGAGAAATTGAAAGATTAACACGTTCTTACACTGAGTCTATGGTAGATGTGTTCGGAGAGGATAGAGATATTCCAGCTCCGGATATGGGTACAGGTCCGCGAGAAATGGCATGGATGATGGATGCATATTCTAGATCAAAGGGTATGACTGTCAATGCTGTTGTAACTGGGAAGCCGTTGGTTTTAGGAGGTTCTTTGGGTAGGACTGAAGCTACGGGTCGTGGCGTAATGGTTTCAGCCTTAGCAGCTATGGAGAAACTGAAAATTAATCCATATAAAGCAACTATGGCAGTCCAAGGATTTGGAAATGTAGGTTCCTTTGCCGCTTTATTGTTGGAAGAACGAGGAGCAACAATTACTGCTATTTCTGATATTTCAGGGGCTTACTATAACGAAAAAGGTATTGATATCAAGAAAGCTATTGATTACAGAAATAGTAATAATGGAACCTTAGAGGGATTTGATGGAGCAGAGAAAATCGATGGAAAAGAAATATTGACTTTAAATGTGGATGTTTTAATTCCGGCTGCTATGGAAGATGTAATTACCCATGAAAATGCCAGTAGAATTCAAGCTAAATTGATAGTGGAAGGTGCTAATGGTCCGACCTCAGCAAGAGCCGATAATATTATTAACGAAAAAGGAATTATGGTAGCCCCAGATATTTTGGCAAATGCTGGTGGTGTTACAGTATCATATTTTGAGTGGGTACAAAACAGATTAGGATATAAATGGACTCGCGAGCGTGTGAACAGACGTTCTGATAGGATTATGAAAGACGCTTTTGAAGCTGTTTACAAGACCTCTCAAGATTATAATGTTCCAATGAGAATTGCGGCTTACATTGTAGCTATCGATAAAGTAGCACAAACTTATAAATATCGTGGGGGATATTAA
- a CDS encoding ATP-dependent zinc protease family protein, with amino-acid sequence MKKQRLIGRIDKLDLPELSLDKVQAKIDTGAYTSAIHCSKIHIEKAKDGTEFLVYTISGKRLGQGMKAKKFKTSEFKLKKIKSSNGQVQERYVIKTKIKIFNKVYNTEFSLSDRSHMKNPILLGRKLLSGRFVVDVAEEYLSYQYHQKQSELRTK; translated from the coding sequence TTGAAGAAACAAAGACTGATAGGCAGAATTGATAAACTAGATTTACCCGAATTGAGCTTAGATAAAGTCCAGGCAAAAATTGATACGGGTGCTTACACCTCGGCTATCCATTGTTCAAAAATTCATATTGAAAAAGCTAAAGATGGGACTGAATTTTTGGTCTATACTATTAGTGGCAAGAGGCTCGGGCAAGGTATGAAAGCCAAAAAGTTTAAAACTTCTGAATTTAAATTAAAAAAAATCAAAAGCTCCAATGGACAAGTCCAGGAGCGTTATGTAATCAAGACCAAAATCAAGATTTTCAATAAAGTTTACAATACGGAATTTTCCCTATCTGATCGAAGTCACATGAAAAACCCTATTTTATTGGGTAGAAAATTATTGAGTGGTAGATTTGTAGTAGATGTAGCGGAAGAATACCTTTCTTATCAGTATCATCAAAAACAATCGGAACTAAGGACAAAATGA
- the hemC gene encoding hydroxymethylbilane synthase, which translates to MNIRIGTRGSKLALWQAEYVKDRIEKAGHTATIEIIQTKGDKILDVAISKIGSKGVFTEEIEAQLAEGNIDIAVHSAKDMQSELPEGFELIAFTEREKVNDVLVSHKDSIDISDKESPIIIGTSSTRRIATLKHFYPHIKTVDIRGNLQTRIRKMEEGLCDAILLAYAGVHRMEYDEKIKLELSTKEFVPAVGQGSVAIEVHNSITSEKIDMMRFALNHRNTEVCLKAERAYLRYLQGGCSIPVFGLAKLNTNSIEMEAGIISLDGQERISMKLTDETSRAEELGTLLARQVLKKGGDRILKQIREQLSE; encoded by the coding sequence ATGAATATTAGAATCGGTACCCGGGGAAGTAAATTGGCTTTATGGCAGGCAGAATATGTTAAAGATAGGATTGAAAAAGCCGGACATACAGCTACCATAGAAATAATCCAAACGAAAGGAGACAAGATATTAGATGTAGCCATATCTAAAATAGGAAGCAAAGGCGTTTTTACAGAGGAAATTGAGGCGCAATTGGCAGAAGGAAACATCGATATTGCGGTGCACAGTGCTAAGGATATGCAATCTGAATTGCCAGAGGGATTTGAATTGATTGCCTTTACTGAAAGGGAAAAAGTGAATGATGTTTTGGTTTCACATAAAGATTCCATTGATATCAGTGATAAAGAAAGCCCTATCATTATTGGAACTTCCTCTACTAGAAGGATTGCCACTTTAAAGCATTTTTATCCGCATATTAAGACTGTGGATATTCGAGGAAATCTACAAACTCGAATCAGAAAAATGGAGGAAGGCTTATGTGACGCCATTTTACTGGCCTATGCGGGTGTTCATAGAATGGAATATGATGAAAAAATTAAGCTAGAACTTTCTACAAAGGAATTTGTACCAGCAGTAGGTCAAGGTTCAGTAGCTATCGAAGTACATAATAGCATCACATCAGAGAAAATAGATATGATGCGATTTGCACTCAATCATAGAAATACGGAAGTTTGCTTAAAAGCAGAGAGGGCCTATTTGCGTTATTTGCAAGGTGGGTGTAGTATTCCTGTTTTTGGATTAGCTAAACTCAATACCAATTCTATTGAAATGGAGGCAGGAATAATTAGTTTGGACGGTCAGGAAAGAATTTCTATGAAGTTAACGGATGAAACTTCTAGAGCAGAGGAATTAGGAACTCTATTAGCACGACAGGTATTAAAGAAAGGCGGAGATAGAATATTAAAACAAATTAGGGAACAACTTTCAGAATAA